The region TGAGGATAATTACCTGTCTCTTCTTTCTGCAGCTTTAAAGAAAAACATTGGTAAGGGTGTAAAGCTTTGGTATTCTGTGATGGAGAACAAACCGGTAGGAAAAGTTCCGCCAGTAACTATACAGATGAAAGGTCAGTCGATACAGACACCAAGACCTCAGGAAGTAAGAAATCCTGCTTACGCTCAGAATGTAGTAAATCCATTTGTAGTTCCGGGAATTAAGAAAGTTAATATAGACAGCCAGCTGAATCCTTCATTATCTTTTGATAACTTTATCGAAGGGGAGAGCAATAAATTTGCTTCTACAGTAGCAAGAACTATTGCTAAAAGACCGGGAGCAACGTCTTTTAACCCTTTATTCCTTCACGGTGGTGTTGGGGTAGGAAAAACCCACATTGCACATGCAATCGGACTGGAGGTTAAGAATCTTTATCCGGAAAAAGTGGTACTATATGTATCTTCCGAAAAGTTTATTCAGCAATTCGTATCCGCAGCCAAAGCTCAGAACAAAACAGACTTTGCCAACTTCTATCAGATGATAGATGTGTGGATTATCGACGATGTTCAGTTCTTATCCAGCAAAGTGGCAACACAGGATATGTTCTTCCATATTTTTGATCATCTTCACCAAAATGGTAAACAGATTATCCTGACATCTGATAAGGCTCCTGCTGATATTCAGGATATTCAGGAGAGAATTGTTTCCCGATTCAAGTGGGGACTATCTGCAGAGATCAAATCACCGGATTACGATACCAGAAAGAAAATTGTTGTAAACAAATTACACCGCGATGGTATTGTATTAGACAATGAGCTTATAGATTATCTTGCAACAGAAGTTAATTCCAATGTAAGAGAGCTTATTGGTATTATCAATTCAGTTATAGCACACTCTATGATTGTTAAGTCTGAACTTACAATCGGATTGTTGAAAGATACAATTAGTAAGATTGCTGCTAATCAGAAAAAGACAATCAATATTGCTTATATTCAGGATGTAGTATGTAAATACTTTGGTCTTCAAAAAGACAGACTATTATCCAAAACCAGGAAACGTGAGGTAGCGTTACCTCGTCAGCTGGCTATGTATTTTGCTAAAGAATACACCAATGCTACTTTTACAAAGATCGGTGAAGAGATGGGAGGTAAAGACCATTCAACCGTAATGTACGCATGTGATACAATCCGTGACGTTGCAAAAGTGGATAAGGAAATGAAGAAATTTATTAAAGAAATTAAGGATAAGATATTTGAATAATAGTTACTAACTGACAGTTTACTTTTATGGTAGGCTGTATATTTTTCTTCTGTAAATTTATACTAGTATGAAAATTCTAATGGTCTGCCTGGGTAATATTTGCCGGTCTCCTTTAGCTGAAGGAATTCTAAAATCTAAACTTCCGAACAATTATATAGTAGACAGCGCCGGAACTATAGCTATGCATGAAGGCGAACATCCCGATAAACGATCTGTAAAAGTTGCAGCATTACACAATATAGATATTTCCAAACAGCGTTCCCGTCCCATTCAGCCCAAAGATTTAGAATATTTTGACAGAATATACTGTATGGATCATAATAATCTAAAAGATGTATCTGCGATGGCTAAAAATGAAGGGCAAAGACAAAAAATATCTTTGATACTCGATGTTCTTCATGATAATAACAATACCGAAGTTCCCGATCCATATTGGGGAAATCAGCAGGATTTTGAAGATGTATTCCAATTACTGAACAAAGCCTGTGATATTATAAAATCTCAACTCCCAGAATAAAAACAGAACCAATGCTTTTCTTATTACCTGCATATCTTTCGGAAAATACACCTGTAGAACATTTTGGCTCAGTAATCAAAGAGTATATTTTGCAAACAGATTATTTCTTTGTAGAAAATGAAAAAACAGCCCGTAAAGTCATTAAATTCTTTGCTCCTGAAAAAAAGCAATCTGACTTAAAACTGTTTTTGCTTGATAAATATTCTGAAACTGCAGACCTAAAGGAAGCTCAGGAGCTTATGAAGAAAGGACAAGACTTTTGTCTGTTATCTGAAGCAGGTTTACCTTGTATTGCGGATCCGGGAAATATAATGGTAGCCTGGGCACATCGAAACAATATAAAAGTAGTCCCTGTAAATGGACCAAGTTCTATTATATTAGCGTTAATTTCCAGTGGATTCAACGGACAGCAATTTACTTTTCACGGTTATTTACCTATAGATAAAGGGGAGAAAAGAAAGCAAATCCTTCATTTGGAATCACTTGTTCAGAAGACAGGTTATACTCAGATTTTCATGGAGACTCCGTATCGCAACAACAAGTTACTGGAGGAACTTACCAAAACACTAAATGGTAAAACATTGCTTTCCGTAGCAGCCAATATTAATGACCCGGAAGGAGAGTTTATTAAAACCCAGAGCATTAACGATTGGAAAAAATCCAAAACCGATTTTCATAAGATTCCCGCTATTTTTGTTTTAGGAAAATAGGACGTTTCAGCTAAACTTTTTTTACCTTTAATGCATTGAATTTTCTGTGTATGAAGGCATTTTTATCATGGCCGTTTTATCTTAAACTGGCTTCAGTACTTATTAGCATAATGATCTTGGGTTACCTGGCTATTCAGGGGCAGGATTTAATCATTCCTATGGTTATGGGATTGTTATTTGCAATATTACTTGTACCTGTATGCAACTTTCTGGAGAAAAAATTACGATTTAACCGTTCTATATCTGCAATTGTAGTCAGTGTATTGGGATTAGCCCTAATAGGATTTATACTATATCTTATAGGAGTACAAACGACAAGTTTTTCAGAAGACTGGCCTGCTTTTCAGAAACAGATTACTGCAGCTTTTGATAGCATCCAGGATTGGATTGCCCATAAATTTGGAGTACAAAAACATAAGCAGCTTACATATATCAACGACCTTGCGCAAAAGTCATTAAGTACCGGGACAGTTATTGTTGAAAAAATGCTAAAGTCAATCACCTATATTCTGATGTTGATTGGTCTTACTTTTTTATTTACCTTATTCATACTTATATACCGAAGACAATTAGTTCGCTTTATCATTATGTGTTTTGCAGACAAGCATAAAGCTGTAGTAATGGATGTTGTAAACAGTATTCAGTATATGGTAAAGAAATACCTGATAGGTCTTATTATACAAATGGTACTGGTAACTATTTTATCTTTTATAGCTTACACTATTATCGGAATAAAGTATAATTTCCTTTTGGCTATTATCACAGGAATATTCAATGTATTACCATATCTGGGGATCTTAATAGCTACTGTATTAGGTGTTTTTGTGACTTTTGCCACCTCTTCAGCTGCCAATGTACTATGGGTTTTAGTAGGAATGGTTGCCGTACATGCAGTAGACGGAAACATTATCATGCCTAAAATTGTAGGATCACAGGTTAAACTAAACTCGCTGATTGTAATTATTGGGCTTATAGTAGGAGAAAGTATTTGGGGAGTTATGGGAATGTTCCTTACAATTCCGATTATGGCTATTGCCAAAATTATTTTCGACAGAGTAGAAGATTTAAAACCATGGGGCTATCTAATGGGGGATGATGACGATGCAAAAGAATATGGAAATGAAGAGCTTCTGCCAATTGAAGAGGATGAGACAGAAATGGAAATAGAAAAATAAGTAAAACTTTTATGAACACCAAATCTGCTCTTTACCTATTCTTTGTCTTTTTTGCCGGGATTTTCTACAGTCAGCAAAAAACAGTCATCAGTCAAAGTGTAAAAGGAGATCTTAATAAAGATGGTATTCCTGATTTAGCGACTGTAAAGGCAACTAAAAATAATGATATTACAACTTATATTCTGGAAATATATTTTCTGGACAAGGAAGGCAATAAGAAACTTGAGGTCAATACAGCAAGTGCCATAGAAGCTTCCCAAGATGGCACCGGAGATAGTTTGGAAAATATTGAAATTGTAAAAGGGACCTTACATATCAATTACAGCTTCCTTAGAGGCCAGTCCAAACATATTTTCAGATATCAGAATAACAGATTCGAATTAATTGGCTTCAGCTATGGCGCATCCGATGGACAAGGGCATATTACGGAGGTAGAATTCAATCTCTCTACTGGCAGATATATCCGTAAACTGTCCAATTATGAAACGGGAGACACAGAAAGTGAAGAGAATAAAATTGTTAAAATAAAACCTCTTCCAAATCTTAAAAATTTTGAGCCATACAGAAGTAAGTATTTTTATTAAAATTTTCATATTTGGATATCCATTTTAAAAGTTATAACTTAGTCTCTGGTATTGAAGAATATTGAAATGAACTTTTCTAATCAACTTCAGCTTTGTTTTGGTATTGTAATACTTGCATACCTTCACGACGACAAATTTTTACAAAACTCCAAGGAGTTTATTCATTAATCCCTGCCGAAGTTCGGAGCAGGGCTATCTCTTTATTTTTATAATTTTATTCTATTTTGGTGTATTTCTGCACTGGATAAATTATAGCATACAATTTATCCGGATTCCGGACTATAAAAGTATATACCATCAATCAAACCTATTAATTTCAAGAAAAATGTCAGAACATATTATTGTAACAACCGGAATTTATGATGTAATCAAAGATCAATTAAGAAGAAAGAAAGTAACACCTGAACAGGAGATAAGATTAGCCAATGAGCTTAAAACCGCAAAACAGGTACTTAGAAGAGATCTTCCAAAAGAAGTTGTAACCGTTAACAGAAGAGTTGTTATAAAGGATCATACTGCAGATACCGAAAAAGAATACATTTTTGTACCTTCTACGAAAGCAAAACCACAAAAGAGTAAATATTCTATACTTTCAGATATTGCTTTAGCTACTGTGGGGTATAAGGTAGGAGATATCATAGACTGGCCGTTTGTAGATGGCGAAAGGAAAATAGAAATTCTGAAAGTTGAACCTTTCGAAAACTAAAATAAATAAGGCTGGCAATTTGCCAGCCTTTATATTTATAATTAATCCTGATGCCTGAATTCACTGATAAAGTGAAGTTTGATATTCGGGAATTTTTCCTGATTCATTGTAATCGTAAATGATGAGTCAGCTAAGAAAACCAACTGGTTATACTTGTCTCTCGCTAAGAAACGTTGTCTTAGTCTTGCGAATTCTTTGAATTCTTCAGACTTTTCATCTGCTTCTACCCAACAAGCTTTGTGAATGTTAATTGGCTCATAAGAACATTTTGCTCCATATTCATGCTCCAAACGGTACTGAATAACTTCATACTGTAATGCACCAACGGTACCAATAATC is a window of Elizabethkingia anophelis R26 DNA encoding:
- the dnaA gene encoding chromosomal replication initiator protein DnaA encodes the protein MEQNITLIWDNCLSFMRDNLNSIEEKEGVNKLDDSFDLLFSKVKPVSLLDKNLTLQVPSDFYREYIEDNYLSLLSAALKKNIGKGVKLWYSVMENKPVGKVPPVTIQMKGQSIQTPRPQEVRNPAYAQNVVNPFVVPGIKKVNIDSQLNPSLSFDNFIEGESNKFASTVARTIAKRPGATSFNPLFLHGGVGVGKTHIAHAIGLEVKNLYPEKVVLYVSSEKFIQQFVSAAKAQNKTDFANFYQMIDVWIIDDVQFLSSKVATQDMFFHIFDHLHQNGKQIILTSDKAPADIQDIQERIVSRFKWGLSAEIKSPDYDTRKKIVVNKLHRDGIVLDNELIDYLATEVNSNVRELIGIINSVIAHSMIVKSELTIGLLKDTISKIAANQKKTINIAYIQDVVCKYFGLQKDRLLSKTRKREVALPRQLAMYFAKEYTNATFTKIGEEMGGKDHSTVMYACDTIRDVAKVDKEMKKFIKEIKDKIFE
- a CDS encoding low molecular weight protein-tyrosine-phosphatase, encoding MKILMVCLGNICRSPLAEGILKSKLPNNYIVDSAGTIAMHEGEHPDKRSVKVAALHNIDISKQRSRPIQPKDLEYFDRIYCMDHNNLKDVSAMAKNEGQRQKISLILDVLHDNNNTEVPDPYWGNQQDFEDVFQLLNKACDIIKSQLPE
- a CDS encoding SAM-dependent methyltransferase, whose translation is MLFLLPAYLSENTPVEHFGSVIKEYILQTDYFFVENEKTARKVIKFFAPEKKQSDLKLFLLDKYSETADLKEAQELMKKGQDFCLLSEAGLPCIADPGNIMVAWAHRNNIKVVPVNGPSSIILALISSGFNGQQFTFHGYLPIDKGEKRKQILHLESLVQKTGYTQIFMETPYRNNKLLEELTKTLNGKTLLSVAANINDPEGEFIKTQSINDWKKSKTDFHKIPAIFVLGK
- a CDS encoding AI-2E family transporter — its product is MKAFLSWPFYLKLASVLISIMILGYLAIQGQDLIIPMVMGLLFAILLVPVCNFLEKKLRFNRSISAIVVSVLGLALIGFILYLIGVQTTSFSEDWPAFQKQITAAFDSIQDWIAHKFGVQKHKQLTYINDLAQKSLSTGTVIVEKMLKSITYILMLIGLTFLFTLFILIYRRQLVRFIIMCFADKHKAVVMDVVNSIQYMVKKYLIGLIIQMVLVTILSFIAYTIIGIKYNFLLAIITGIFNVLPYLGILIATVLGVFVTFATSSAANVLWVLVGMVAVHAVDGNIIMPKIVGSQVKLNSLIVIIGLIVGESIWGVMGMFLTIPIMAIAKIIFDRVEDLKPWGYLMGDDDDAKEYGNEELLPIEEDETEMEIEK
- a CDS encoding GreA/GreB family elongation factor, giving the protein MSEHIIVTTGIYDVIKDQLRRKKVTPEQEIRLANELKTAKQVLRRDLPKEVVTVNRRVVIKDHTADTEKEYIFVPSTKAKPQKSKYSILSDIALATVGYKVGDIIDWPFVDGERKIEILKVEPFEN